In Capra hircus breed San Clemente unplaced genomic scaffold, ASM170441v1, whole genome shotgun sequence, a single genomic region encodes these proteins:
- the LOC108634682 gene encoding peptidyl-prolyl cis-trans isomerase FKBP1A: MGVQVETISPGDGRTFPKRGQTCVVHYTGMLEDGKKFDSSRDRNKPFKFVLGKQEVIRGWEEGVAQMSVGQRAKLTISPDYAYGATGHPGIIPPNATLIFDVELLKLE; the protein is encoded by the coding sequence ATGGGAGTGCAGGTGGAGACCATCTCTCCCGGAGACGGGCGCACCTTCCCGAAGCGTGGCCAGACCTGCGTGGTGCACTACACGGGGATGCTTGAAGATGGAAAGAAATTTGATTCCTCCCGGGACAGAAACAAGCCCTTCAAGTTTGTGCTGGGCAAGCAGGAGGTGATCCGAGGCTGGGAAGAAGGGGTTGCCCAGATGAGCGTGGGTCAGAGAGCCAAGCTGACTATCTCCCCAGACTATGCCTACGGTGCCACTGGGCACCCAGGCATCATCCCACCAAATGCCACTCTCATCTTTGACGTGGAACTTCTAAAACTGGAATGA